Part of the Candidatus Acidiferrales bacterium genome is shown below.
GCCGCCCATGCTCTCGATATTTATTGGATGGTCATGCCGGTATATAATCCCGACCATGCAGTATTCGCGTTGAGCGAAGTGGCATTCATGATCCTGTCGGTTGGGATTCTGTTGTCGGTTTTTTCCTTCAAGGCCAAAGGGAACAACATGGTACCAATTGGAGATCCCAAACTGCAGCGCGGCCTGGAGTTTCATATTTAACCGGGATGGTTGTAAAAGAGTAGAGTAGACCAAAAAGTATTATGGAACAAAAAGATCAAACCGCGAATCAGCAAAAAGAATCCGTGCTCGTTAGAAAAGTGTGGTTGTCTCCCCTCTTCTATATCTATTTCCTGAGCGTGCTGACCGGACTGGGAATGCTGTATATCCACAGGGAGAATATGGTGAACAGGAATTCGATATCTCCTGATCTCGCGATCGATTCTACATTCTGGAATCCGGTCGGCGATGTTCCTCCCGGTCCGGCAAACACCGGTGAGAAGATCGATGTTGCAATGTTGCTGCAGCCGACGAAGGCGCAGATCGCCAGAGGTGAGCAGCTTTTCAAAGTCAATTGCTCCTCCTGTCATGGCACAGACGGAAAAGGCGATGGTCCCGCATCGGCAAACCTAAACCCGAAACCCCGCGATTTTCATTCGACCGCAGGCTGGAAGAACGGAAGGCTTCTTTCACAAATGTTCAAAACGGTGGCTGAAGGTATCCCCGGGAGTGCCATGGTATCATTCTCCGCGACGTTTCCTGCGAGCGACCGGCTTGCCATCATCGATTACATAAGAACATCGTTCGGAGATTTTCCCAAAGACACACCCGAACAGTTGGAGACGATGGGCAAGACTTATCATCTCGGGGAAGTTCAGACTGCTCCTACTCGAATTTCAGTCAGTGAGGCTATGAGTCGTATCGAGGAAGGTGCGATCCCGCTCGTCAGAACAACCGCCGCAATCTCGGCATATATTTCTCAGCATCCAACGGACGAGGGAAGTCGGATATTCGATAATGTTGTGATAGATCGCCAGCGGGCTCTAACCATGCTGGCCAGCTCAAATTTCTGGAGCAAAAACGAGTCGGATTTTGTTATGATAGTAACAGCAAATGCGGTGCAGAACGGTTTCGATCCGAAAGTTGCGCGACTCAGCACTCAGGATTGGGAAACCCTCTTTAATTATTTGAAAGGTTTGTTTTCTTCGAAGGACTTAGCTTCAAACAATGGTTGAACAACGCAAGACATATTTGTTGAAATTTCTGGGGCGAACGATGTCAGAAGCGGCGGCGTTGTTCGTTCTCGGCTTTATGACGTTGAGTGTCGCAATTCTCCCGCAAGCGGCGAATGGGGAGGAGGCGGCTTCCGGTCAGGTGAAAGTTGGCATCGAAGAAAAGCTCGGACAAAATATTCCTCTGGATTTGAAGTTCAGAGATGAAAACGGGAATGAGATTACTCTTCGTCAAATATCGGCGGGCAAGCCTCTCATTATCGATATGGCATACTATACTTGTCCGGGAATCTGCGATGAAGTTCTTGCGAGTTTGACAAGCACGCTCGATGAAGTAAGCGAAACGCCAGGAGAAGATTTCAATGTGGCAACTGTGAGTTTTGATCCTGCGGATAATTCAGCAATCGCATTGAAGAAGAAGGAACAATATTGGGGATTGTTGAGAAGACCTTTCCCAGCCGAAGATTGGAGATTCCTAACTGGAGACAGTACAGACATTTCCAGCCTTGTGCACTCCATCGGTTTCTATTACATGAGAGATAAGTACCAGAAGTTTACTCATCCGACTGCGCTGGTGATTGTCGACAAGAATGGGGAAATCATAAGATATATCAAAGGAAGTACTTTCACGCCGGTGGATTTGAAAATGGCGATCATGCAGGCAAAAGCAGGAACTCCGGAACAGATAATCAGTTCCGTGATTGCGGTATGTTTCAGCAGGGATCCTTCTGGACAGCATCTGGTTTTCAACATAATGCAGGTAATGGGAGTTGGAACGCTCGTGTTCATCGCAGGTTTCATAGTTTTTTTGAGATCTACAAAAAGAGGTAAGTGGTTCGCGAAGGAGAATTCTGCCTCGCGAAAGGAGATAAGTTAATGGCGGATGTAGCAATTTCTCCGCACGAAATAGCGGTACATAATTATTTAGAAAATACGGGAAAGAGAAAAGGAATCTTGGCTTGGATTCTCTCGACGGATCACAAGCGAATCGGAATACTCTATATGATTTCGATTTTTGTTTTTTTCAGCGTCGGCGTCGTCCTTGGCTTCCTGATGAGACTCGAAATGCTGGTGCCGGGTCCGGCAGGCAAGATATTCAATGCGCAGGAATACAATGCTTTGTTCACACTGCATGGCGTGATTATGGTTTTCCTCTTCGTCATCCCGGGAATACCAGCGACTCTCGGCAATTTTTTCCTCCCGATACAAATCGGCGCGAAAGACGTGGCTTTCCCGAGGTTGAACTTGTTGTCTTGGTATCTATACGTTACAGGCGGTATCGTGGTTCTGTTGTCGCTCTTCCAGAACGGGCTTCCCGATACGGGCTGGACGTTCTACGTTCCTTACAGCGTTCGCAGCGGAACGGATGTCACGATGGCGGTCTTCGGAGTCTTCATACTCGGATTCTCTTCGATTCTTACCGGCCTCAATTTCATTACAACAATCCACCGCATGAGGGCGCCGGGAATGGATTTCTTCAAGATGCCGTTGTTCGTCTGGGCATTATACGCGACGGCATGGGTTCAGGTGATCGCCACGCCTGTCCTTGCAATCACGCTTCTTCTCATCATCATCGAACGACTTTTCAGCGTCGGGATCTTCGATCCATCTAAAGGCGGTGACCCCGTCCTGTACCAGCATATGTTCTGGGTTTACTCTCACCCGGCGGTGTATATCATGATCCTGCCGCCGATGGGTGTCGTCTCAGAAATTGTGACGACATTTTCCCACCGGACTGTATTCGGTTACAAGATGGTGGCTATGTCGAGCCTTGCTATTGCATTCATCGGTTACCTTGTCTGGGGCCACCACATGTTCGTTGCCGGAGAAACGCAGCCTGCACAATTTGCATTTTCACTTCTGACTTTTTTGGTCGCCATCCCAAGCGGCATAAAAGTTTTCAACTGGGTAGCCACGATGTACAAAGGCTCGATAGATCCACAGCCTCCATTTCTTTATTTGATGGCGTTCATCATACTTTTCTCGATTGGCGGGTTGACCGGATTGGTCCTCGGCTCTCTGGCGACCGATGTCCATTTGACCGGAACGTATTTCGTCGTCGGACATTTTCATTACATAATTTTTGGCGGAGGCGTGTTCATTTTCTTCGGGGCGCTTCACTACTGGCTTCCGAAAATGTTCGGAAGAATGTACAACAAGAAGGTTGCCAACTGGGCGCTTGGAATTCTTTTCGTCGGATTTAATCTCCTCTATTTCCCGATGCTGCTTCTCGGGTACGAGGGAATGCCAAGAAGATATTTTTCTTACCTGCCGCAGTATGAAACTTTGCAGCATATCTCAATGGTCGGATCGTGGATACTTGTCATTGG
Proteins encoded:
- a CDS encoding SCO family protein, with the protein product MSEAAALFVLGFMTLSVAILPQAANGEEAASGQVKVGIEEKLGQNIPLDLKFRDENGNEITLRQISAGKPLIIDMAYYTCPGICDEVLASLTSTLDEVSETPGEDFNVATVSFDPADNSAIALKKKEQYWGLLRRPFPAEDWRFLTGDSTDISSLVHSIGFYYMRDKYQKFTHPTALVIVDKNGEIIRYIKGSTFTPVDLKMAIMQAKAGTPEQIISSVIAVCFSRDPSGQHLVFNIMQVMGVGTLVFIAGFIVFLRSTKRGKWFAKENSASRKEIS
- a CDS encoding cytochrome c — translated: MEQKDQTANQQKESVLVRKVWLSPLFYIYFLSVLTGLGMLYIHRENMVNRNSISPDLAIDSTFWNPVGDVPPGPANTGEKIDVAMLLQPTKAQIARGEQLFKVNCSSCHGTDGKGDGPASANLNPKPRDFHSTAGWKNGRLLSQMFKTVAEGIPGSAMVSFSATFPASDRLAIIDYIRTSFGDFPKDTPEQLETMGKTYHLGEVQTAPTRISVSEAMSRIEEGAIPLVRTTAAISAYISQHPTDEGSRIFDNVVIDRQRALTMLASSNFWSKNESDFVMIVTANAVQNGFDPKVARLSTQDWETLFNYLKGLFSSKDLASNNG
- a CDS encoding cbb3-type cytochrome c oxidase subunit I encodes the protein MADVAISPHEIAVHNYLENTGKRKGILAWILSTDHKRIGILYMISIFVFFSVGVVLGFLMRLEMLVPGPAGKIFNAQEYNALFTLHGVIMVFLFVIPGIPATLGNFFLPIQIGAKDVAFPRLNLLSWYLYVTGGIVVLLSLFQNGLPDTGWTFYVPYSVRSGTDVTMAVFGVFILGFSSILTGLNFITTIHRMRAPGMDFFKMPLFVWALYATAWVQVIATPVLAITLLLIIIERLFSVGIFDPSKGGDPVLYQHMFWVYSHPAVYIMILPPMGVVSEIVTTFSHRTVFGYKMVAMSSLAIAFIGYLVWGHHMFVAGETQPAQFAFSLLTFLVAIPSGIKVFNWVATMYKGSIDPQPPFLYLMAFIILFSIGGLTGLVLGSLATDVHLTGTYFVVGHFHYIIFGGGVFIFFGALHYWLPKMFGRMYNKKVANWALGILFVGFNLLYFPMLLLGYEGMPRRYFSYLPQYETLQHISMVGSWILVIGLIMMLWNLLHGIFKGEKCGDNPWGGTTLEWRISSPPPPENFEEIPIVTHEPYYHPEAVN